Within the Flavobacterium sp. N502536 genome, the region ATTCAGAAAGAAGATTTGGTGAATTTTTACACGGCGATGTACCACGCCTTTTTAGGACCAACCGAATACATGGATTTAGACGGGAACTACAAAGGTTTGGATATGAACGTTCATAAAGCCGAGAACTTTAAAAATTATACCAGTTACTCGTTATGGGATACCTATCGCGCTTTGCATCCGTTATTCAACTTAGTACAGCCGGGTCGAAACTCGGATATGATTAGTTCTATGCTGGCACATTCAGACCAAAGTGTGCATAAGATGTTGCCTATCTGGTCGCATTATGCCAATGAAAACTGGTGTATGATCGGCTATCATTCTGTTTCTGTAATTGCGGATGCGATTGTAAAAGGCAATACAAATTTTGATGCTGAAAAAGCACTTCAGGCGTGTGTGAACACTGCAAAAGTACCTTATTATGACGGATTGGAATATTATATGACAAAAGGTTATGTGCCTGAAGACAAAAACGGTGCTTCGGTTTCAAAAACACTCGAATATGCTTATGATGACTGGGCGATTGCACAGGCAGCAAAAAAGTTAGGCAAGACAGAAATTTATAAAGAGTTCATCGAAAGATCTAAAAATTATAAAAATGTTTACGATGCTAAGACGGGGTTTATGCGTCCAAAGCTAAATGACGGAACTTTTAAGAAAGAATTTGATCCGTTGGATACACACGGACAAGGTTTTATTGAAGGAAATTCATGGAATTACAGCTTCTATGTACCACAGGATCCCGCCGATATGATCAAATTGATGGGTGGGAATGAGAAGTTTAAAGTTCGTCTGGATTCTTTGTTTAACATGCATTTACCGGACAAATATTTTGAAAACACAGAAGATATTACAAGAGACGGAATCATCGGGAACTATGTTCATGGAAACGAGCCTTCTCATCATGTCGTTTATTTGTACAATTGGACGAATTCACCATGGAAAGCTCAGGACAAAATCAGGATGATTCTGAAAAAAATGTACCGAAACGGAGCCGATGGTTTAGGAGGAAACGATGATTTTGGACAAATGAGTGCCTGGTATATTTTTAGCAGTTTAGGATTTTATCCGGTTGCTCCGGGTTCTGATGAGTATGCATTGGGAAGTCCATTGGTGAAAAAGGCGATTTTTAATTTAGAGAACGGAAAGAAATTTGAAGTCGAAACGGTAAATCAATCCGATAAAAATGTGTTTGTGAGTAAGGTGATTTTAAACGGAAAACAATTGGACAAGCCTTTTCTAAAGCATTCGGAGGTGATAAACGGTGGAAAAATTATCTTTTATATGAGTGCCAAACCGAATAAGAAACAATATTAATTTTATATATGTCAGGCTGAGCGAAGTCGAAGCCCTCTTTTTTGTGGTGAAGTTCTTTCGACTTCGCTCAGTCTTACGATGTGTAATATTAAAATTTGAGAAAATTTGTGTAATTCATAGCGGAACAACAAGAAACTTCACGAAATTTGCACTTTAAATAAAAGTAAATATGAAAGTAAATCTAAAATCAGGAATTGATAAGTTGCTTTTCGGCATGAAGCAGAATGATGTTACAGCTGCTTTAGGAAAGCCTGATAAAAATTATAAAGACGAAGATGATAATGTAATTTTTGTATACAATGCGCAAAAAATCAGATTGACGTTTTATCAGGAAGAAGACCTGAAATTAGGTTATTTAGTAGCATCAAGCAACGATTTGGATGTTTTTGGCTTCAAATTAATCGGAAGAAAAATTGCTGATGTCAAGAAAGATCTCGCAACAAAAGGAATTACAAAATACAATCAGGAGACTTTTGATACTTTTGAAAATTACTTTAATGAAGACAATTGGTTCATTCTTCAAACAGAATTTGACGAGGTTGTGAAGTTTGAAATTGGCGCAATCATTAACGATAAAGACGAATTTGACTGGAAATTTCCGGTGAAGAAGAAGTAGTTAAAAGCTAAAGTACGAACATGCATTGTCAGACAGAGCGAAGTCGAAGTCCTACAAGCTAAACGGTGCTACTACTTAGTCTGATAATAATAGTTGTGAAAAAACCGGCAAGTGATTGCCGGTTTTTTTGTGTTTGAATCAAAAGAAAATGGCAATCACTTGTCGGTTTTTTTATGCAAGTATTTGCGCCACTATTGTCATTCCGAAGAATGAGGAATCTCCACGAGTAACTCCGCAATGCATTGAATTGTAAAGTCTTTATCAGTCTATAGAAATAAGTAATTACTATGTGGAACTGCTTGTGAAGATTCCTCATTCTTAGGAATGATAGTATGATCAATAAAAAAACCGACAATCACTTGTCGGTTTTTTATTGTTTGAATTAAAAGAAAACGGCAATCATTTGTCGTTTTTTATGCAAGTATTTACGCCACTATTGTCATTCCGAAGAATGAGGAATCTCCACGAGTAACTCCGCAATGCATTGAATTGAAAAGCCTTTACCAGTCTATAGAAATAAGTAATCTAAAAAATCTAAATCCAGATTAATTGTTTTAATCAGTTCAATTTTCTTTTCCCTTCGCCAGCCTTTAATTTCTTTCTCTCGACGTATGGCTTCCTGGATCCAGGTAAATTTTTCATAATAGAGTAAAAATTCTACCTTATATCTTGATGCAAAAGTTTTTTTGCCTGTTATACAATTTTCCTTGTGCTGATTCAAACGAACTCTCAAGTTGTTGGTTACGCCGGTATAAAACACAGTTCTTGATTTATTTGTTATGATATAAATATAGTATGTATGATATCCTTCTGTGTATTTCATAAAACTAAAGTAATAGTTTTAATTGATTTTTCATTATAAAAATGAAAGTTTTTTCTTTCTTTTTAAGTAAAATAATTATGCGATGTGGAACTGCTTGTGAAGATTCCTCATTCTTCGGAATGACAATATGATCGTAGTTTTCTATGCAAGTATTTACGCCACTATTGGCATCCTGACGAAGGAAGGATCACCACAAGTAGCTCCACAATGCATTAAATTGTAAAGCCTTCACCAGTCTATAGAAATAAGTAATTACGATGTAGAGCTGCTTATGAAGATTCCTCATTCTTCGGAATGACAAAATGATCAATAAAGAGAACGACAATTATTTGTCGTTTTTCTATGACAGTATTTGCGCCACTATTGGCATCCTGACGAAGGAAGGATCACCACAAGTAACTCCACAATGCATTGAAGTGAAAAGCCTTCACCAGTCTATAGAAATAAGTAATTATGATGTAGAGCTGCTTGTAAAGATTCCTCATTCTTCGAAATGGCAGTATGATCAATAAAAAAACCGACAATCACTTGTCGGTTTTTTTGTGTTTGAATTAAAAGAGATTAACCTTTTAACCATGCATTTTTAAGTTTTTCTTTTGAAGCATCAGTTGCTTTAAAAGTTTCTTTTTCTTCAAATGGTACTTTCACTGTTCCTTTGATGGTTTGTTCAGCACCTGCACGTTTGATTTTAACGGTAATAGGATCATTTTCTTTCCAGTTTTCACTTTCCCCGATCAAATCATAAATATTGTCTAAATTGTAGGTCTTATCGTTTACCGAAAGGATTACATCACCAGCTTTTAGATTCAAATTGGAGAAGAATACATTTAGGTCGATGTTAGAACGAACGTTTATTGCTTTAGTGGCTTTGTCAACTCCAATATAAGGAGCCTGTCCTTTGATGAAAATTGATCCCGGAACTTTTTCAGAGGCTTTGGTAACACCAACTTTGGCCAAATAAAAGTCATAAGGAATAGGAGTAGTGCCAGCCACATATTTGTTAAGGAACTCCCCAACTTCTGGATAAGTAAGTTCAGTTACTTTAGCAAAAAGCTCGTTATCGTTAAATGGTTTTTCAACACCGTATTCGCTTGCTAATTTGTGCATTAAATCCAGAATTCCTCTTTCGCCATTGCTTTTTTCTCTGATGATAATGTCAATACACATCCCGATCAAAGCACCTTTTTGATATACATTTAAGTATTGGTCTTTATAAGGCTGATCCAATACATTTTTACTCATTACAGTAAACGACATGGTATCGTTTAAACGTTTAGACTGCTCAATTTTATCAGCAATACGGGTGTAAAATTCAGCCTCGTTAATCAATCCCTGATTGATTTGAAACAGGTTGGCAAAATATTCGGTTACCCCTTCATACATCCATAAATGTTCTGACATTTTTGGTGCATTGTAATCAAAAAACTGAATTTCTTTAGAGTGAATCGTTAACGGAGTTACAATATGAAAAAACTCGTGAGAAACTACATCTTTCATAGATTCAACCAGTTTTTCTTTAGGCATAGATTCCGGTAAAACAACTGTTGTAGCAGTTGGATGTTCCAATGCTCCAAAACCGTGAGCATCATCCTTAGCCATACTTGACAGATACAAAAGAACAGTATACTTTTTGTTAGCATTTACTTTGCCTAAAAAGTTCTTTTGTGCGGTCATCATCGTTTTCATTTCCGGAGTAATACTTTCTGCTGTGAATTTCCCTGTTGGAGAATAAACAGCGATTAAAATATCCATTCCGTTTACGTTGAATGTCGTATAATCAGGTTTAGAGTACATGATTGGATTTTCGACTAAAACTGCATAGCGCGAAGTGGTGAAAACATCACTTGTTTTGCTTGCATCCTCATCGGTCATAGAAGTTGCTCCCCAAAGGGTTTCCGGGTGAGTAATGGTAACTTTATATGGAATTTCAAGTTTGTCTTTAAAATAACCTACAAAACCATGTGTGTTTACTAAGAAATTCACTCCGGCATTGATATTGGTACCAGCTGGAGAAAAGACGTCGTCATTTCCAAATCC harbors:
- a CDS encoding peptidase M61, which produces MKKILYTLALAVTLWSCKTGSPSGAAKSNVVDVNINLVDVKDDKVLVTVTPPKIKTDEVIYSIPKTVPGTYSTDNYGKFSDDFKAFDAKGNALAVKRIDDNSWSISDAKKLNKITYLVGDTFDTEKGTGFGNDDVFSPAGTNINAGVNFLVNTHGFVGYFKDKLEIPYKVTITHPETLWGATSMTDEDASKTSDVFTTSRYAVLVENPIMYSKPDYTTFNVNGMDILIAVYSPTGKFTAESITPEMKTMMTAQKNFLGKVNANKKYTVLLYLSSMAKDDAHGFGALEHPTATTVVLPESMPKEKLVESMKDVVSHEFFHIVTPLTIHSKEIQFFDYNAPKMSEHLWMYEGVTEYFANLFQINQGLINEAEFYTRIADKIEQSKRLNDTMSFTVMSKNVLDQPYKDQYLNVYQKGALIGMCIDIIIREKSNGERGILDLMHKLASEYGVEKPFNDNELFAKVTELTYPEVGEFLNKYVAGTTPIPYDFYLAKVGVTKASEKVPGSIFIKGQAPYIGVDKATKAINVRSNIDLNVFFSNLNLKAGDVILSVNDKTYNLDNIYDLIGESENWKENDPITVKIKRAGAEQTIKGTVKVPFEEKETFKATDASKEKLKNAWLKG
- a CDS encoding GH92 family glycosyl hydrolase, producing MNRINCKNFVFGLSFLIFGCTVNAQKKPTEKRDLIQYVDPMIGTAKMGHTYPGATVPFGSVQLSPETDTIAYSTNGKYNGDVYKYCAGYQYEDKTIVGFSHTHFSGTGHSDLGDFLIMPTTGKLQLNPGIASKPLSGYRSAFSHTTEKAEPAYYSVLLEDHKIKAELTATTRVGMHQYTFPKSDEAHVILDLTSGIYNYDKKNVWTFVRVENDTLITGYRQTNGWARTRTVYFAMSFSKPIKSYGQAVSEKSVYRGFWGRFDQTKNFPEMAGQNLKLFFDFNTEEGEKIKIKMALSPVSSAGALENMKKEVPGWDFEKVKKQSQEIWNNELNKVQIETIQKEDLVNFYTAMYHAFLGPTEYMDLDGNYKGLDMNVHKAENFKNYTSYSLWDTYRALHPLFNLVQPGRNSDMISSMLAHSDQSVHKMLPIWSHYANENWCMIGYHSVSVIADAIVKGNTNFDAEKALQACVNTAKVPYYDGLEYYMTKGYVPEDKNGASVSKTLEYAYDDWAIAQAAKKLGKTEIYKEFIERSKNYKNVYDAKTGFMRPKLNDGTFKKEFDPLDTHGQGFIEGNSWNYSFYVPQDPADMIKLMGGNEKFKVRLDSLFNMHLPDKYFENTEDITRDGIIGNYVHGNEPSHHVVYLYNWTNSPWKAQDKIRMILKKMYRNGADGLGGNDDFGQMSAWYIFSSLGFYPVAPGSDEYALGSPLVKKAIFNLENGKKFEVETVNQSDKNVFVSKVILNGKQLDKPFLKHSEVINGGKIIFYMSAKPNKKQY
- a CDS encoding GIY-YIG nuclease family protein; translation: MKYTEGYHTYYIYIITNKSRTVFYTGVTNNLRVRLNQHKENCITGKKTFASRYKVEFLLYYEKFTWIQEAIRREKEIKGWRREKKIELIKTINLDLDFLDYLFL